A region of Carettochelys insculpta isolate YL-2023 chromosome 9, ASM3395843v1, whole genome shotgun sequence DNA encodes the following proteins:
- the RWDD3 gene encoding RWD domain-containing protein 3 isoform X2 gives MSASALEELSALRAIYCQPEECAVLAVSDGIIVRIQTSMKGLLNSDILLKLSFHLPVSYPSSLPNISVNSEQLTRAQCKDVQERLLEQAKSHLSEPMVLELVLWIQQNLKHIIQQSETSDGNEKSTLSRCISTEDGLWTILLHLDHMRAKAKYVKTVEKWTSDLRLTGRLMFMGKMILILLQGRRTNIKEYLILQKTSKVDVDSSGKKCKEKMISVLCETKVQTEHKRFQAFEVKEYSTSDGLQKEFEAAGLTELFSEFVLALLK, from the exons ATGTCGGCGTCGGCGCTGGAGGAGCTCTCGGCTCTGAGGGCTATTTACTGCCAGCCGGAGGAGTGCGCCGTGCTGGCGGTGTCAG ATGGAATCATAGTAAGAATTCAAACCAGCATGAAGGGACTTTTGAATTCAGATATACTGTTGAAGCTGTCATTTCACTTGCCGGTCAGTTATCCCTCAAGCCTGCCGAATATCTCCGTTAATTCAGAACAGCttacaagggcacagtgtaagGATGTACAAGAAAGATTACTTGAGCAAGCTAAGAGTCATCTTTCTGAACCCATGGTACTTGAGTTGGTTCTCTGGATACAACAGAATCTTAAGCATATCATTCAGCAATCAGAAACTTCAGATGGCAACGAAAAAAGTACTTTGTCAAGATGCATAAGTACAGAAGATGGTCTCTGGACTATACTTTTGCATTTAGATCACATGAGAGCTAAGGCAAAATATGTCAAAACTGTGGAAAAATGGACTTCTGATTTAAGGCTGACTGGACGATTGATGTTTATGGGCAAGATGATACTGATTCTTCTGCAAGGAAGAAGAACCAACATTAAG gaatactTGATTCTTCAGAAAACCTCTAAAGTAGATGTGGACTCAAGCGgaaagaaatgcaaagagaaaaTGATTAGTGTACTCTGTGAAACAAAAGTACAGACAGAACACAAAAG GTTTCAGGCATTTGAAGTCAAAGAATATTCAACTTCGGATGGGCTGCAAAAGGAATTTGAAGCTGCAGGACTTACTGAGCTTTTCTCTGAATTTGTACTTGCTTTGTTAAAGTAA
- the RWDD3 gene encoding RWD domain-containing protein 3 isoform X1: protein MSASALEELSALRAIYCQPEECAVLAVSETDGIIVRIQTSMKGLLNSDILLKLSFHLPVSYPSSLPNISVNSEQLTRAQCKDVQERLLEQAKSHLSEPMVLELVLWIQQNLKHIIQQSETSDGNEKSTLSRCISTEDGLWTILLHLDHMRAKAKYVKTVEKWTSDLRLTGRLMFMGKMILILLQGRRTNIKEYLILQKTSKVDVDSSGKKCKEKMISVLCETKVQTEHKRFQAFEVKEYSTSDGLQKEFEAAGLTELFSEFVLALLK, encoded by the exons ATGTCGGCGTCGGCGCTGGAGGAGCTCTCGGCTCTGAGGGCTATTTACTGCCAGCCGGAGGAGTGCGCCGTGCTGGCGGTGTCAG AGACAGATGGAATCATAGTAAGAATTCAAACCAGCATGAAGGGACTTTTGAATTCAGATATACTGTTGAAGCTGTCATTTCACTTGCCGGTCAGTTATCCCTCAAGCCTGCCGAATATCTCCGTTAATTCAGAACAGCttacaagggcacagtgtaagGATGTACAAGAAAGATTACTTGAGCAAGCTAAGAGTCATCTTTCTGAACCCATGGTACTTGAGTTGGTTCTCTGGATACAACAGAATCTTAAGCATATCATTCAGCAATCAGAAACTTCAGATGGCAACGAAAAAAGTACTTTGTCAAGATGCATAAGTACAGAAGATGGTCTCTGGACTATACTTTTGCATTTAGATCACATGAGAGCTAAGGCAAAATATGTCAAAACTGTGGAAAAATGGACTTCTGATTTAAGGCTGACTGGACGATTGATGTTTATGGGCAAGATGATACTGATTCTTCTGCAAGGAAGAAGAACCAACATTAAG gaatactTGATTCTTCAGAAAACCTCTAAAGTAGATGTGGACTCAAGCGgaaagaaatgcaaagagaaaaTGATTAGTGTACTCTGTGAAACAAAAGTACAGACAGAACACAAAAG GTTTCAGGCATTTGAAGTCAAAGAATATTCAACTTCGGATGGGCTGCAAAAGGAATTTGAAGCTGCAGGACTTACTGAGCTTTTCTCTGAATTTGTACTTGCTTTGTTAAAGTAA